The DNA region GTCGGCCTGCAGCGGCGGCACGAGCAGCACGTCCGCCTCCGAGGGCACCCAGAGCCGGGTGCCGTGCGGATCGGTCCCGGCGCCGCCGCCCGCGGCGGCGTCCGGGCCGGGGCCGGGGTCGTACGCCGCGTAGGCCTCGGGCGTCTCCACGCCGATCACCCGCAGCGCGGGCGGCGCCAGGTGCAGCGCGAAGCGGAGCAGGTCGGCGCTGTCCGCGTCGATGTGCTGCACACCGTCGACCACCAGCAGGGCGGGGCCGCGCGCGGTGAGCGCGCGCAGGATCCCGGCGATGCCGAGGCGCAGCGCGATCGGGTCCCAGCCGCCGTCCTCCGGCGGCGCCTCGCGGCACAGCATGGCCACGGCGGCCCGCTGCGGCCCGGGCAGCCCGTCGAAGACCCCGGAGGCGAGCACGCCGATCCCGCCGACCGGCGCGTGCCCGCAGGAGCGGCGCTCGCCGGTGCCCGGGCCGTCGGTGTGGTCGCCGGGGCGGCGCGGGGCCGGGAGCTCGGCCGTGCGGGGCTCGCCGTCGCCGGGCGCCGCGCCCGGCTCCGTACCCCCGTGGGCGCCGTGTACGGGGTGTCCCGCGTCGTACGGGGCGGAGGGCGGCTCTCCGGCGCCTGCGGCGGCCCCGGGGTGGGCCGGGCCCGGCCAGGTGACGGTGGCGGCGACGGAGGCGACGAGCGCGGCGGCGGCCGCGCCCGGTATGTCCCGGTCGGCGGGGAGGGTGGCCAGCCACAGCACGGTCTCGCCGCGCGCCTCGGCGCGGGCGGCGGCGGCCACGGCGACCTCGGTCTTGCCGACCCCGGCGGGACCGGTGAGCAGCGCGCGCCCGCGGGCCTGAAGGACGCGTTCAAGGCGGCCGAGGAGTTCCTCCCGGCCCACCGGCGCAGGCCGGAGCGGCGCTGTCGTCATGTGTCCACCACCCTCCGGAGCTCGGGCCCTGCCCCATGAGCCCGTTGCGCAGAGAATACGGAGCGAGGCGGCTGAGTCCAGGCCCCTTGTCCGGCATACGGACAACCGGCTCCGGTGAGCCGTTCCCGCCCAACTGCCGGAAGCGCCCGTGGTGTAGACCACGGGCGCTTCGCTGACCAGCGACGATGCTGGTGTGTGGGGGGTGGTTCCGCAGCGATCCGACGAGCGGATCGGGTGGATCAGAAGGTCAGGCCCCAGGAGTCGATGTAGCCGGTGTCACCCGAGTACACATCCCGGACCTGCAGCTTCCAGGTGCCGTTCGCGACCTCGCTCGACGCGTCCACGGTGTAGGTGGTGAGGACGTTGTCGGCGCCGTCGGACGACGAGGACTGCTTCAGGTTGCGCACGGTGCCGTCCGGGGCGATCAGGTCGATGACCAGGTCGCCGCGGTAGGTGTGCTTGATGTCCACGGCGACCTTGAGGGCGGCGGGCGCGTTGCCGGTCAGACCGGTGACGGCGATCGAGGACGACACGGTGGTGTTGTCCGAGATCGTGACGTTGTTCGTGTTCGTGAAGACGGTGCCGGCCGGCGGGGTCGCGCCGGTGACCGCGTCCACCGTCTTGGCGGCGTCGGCGATGCCGGTTCCGCAGCCGCCGGTGCAGGTGCCGGGGAGCGGGCGGGCGTTGCTCTTGATCGCCGACTCGATGTCGGCCGGGGTCAGGGTCGACTTGGCCGACTTCAGGAGCGCGGCGAGACCGGCGATGTGCGGCGCCGCCATGGAGGTGCCCTGGTAGGGCTTGTAGGTCTCGGTCGACTGGGTCGTCAGGCCCGAGTTCAGCGTCGAGTAGATCGCGTTCTCGGGGGTGGTGACGGTGCCGGGCGTGTCGGTCGCGTTGCGGGTCTCGCCGCCGGGCGCGGCCACGTCCACGATGGAGCCGTAGTTGGAGTAGTACGACCGGGCGCCCGCGCGGTTGGTCGACGCCACGGTGATGACGCCGGAGCAGTTCGCGGGGGTGAAGCCGGAGGCGTTGGCGTTGCTGTTGCCCGCGGCGACGACGACGGTGGTGCCGCGCGAGACGGCGCCGTTGATCGCGGTCTGGTAGACGCTCGGGCAGGTGGAGCTCGCGCCGCCGAGGCTCATGTTGATGACCTTGGCCGGCGTCGGGTTGGCCGGGACGCCCGGCACGGAGCCGCCGGAGGCCCAGGTGATCGCGTCGGCGATGTCGGAGGACGAGCCGCCGCACTTGCCGAGCACGCGCACGGGCTGGATCTTCGCGTTGTACGCGATGCCCGCGATGCCCTTGGTGTTGTTGGTGACCGCGGCGATGGTGCCGGCCACGTGGGTGCCGTGCCAGGAGGAGTTCGAGGCGGTGGAGCCGGTGCCGCACTCGCCGTCGGTGGCGTTCCAGTCGCCCTCGTCCTTCGAGTCCGCGTCGCGGCCGTTGCCGTCGCGGGCGTCGGAGGCGGTGGAGATGAAGTCGTAACCGGAGACGATGTTGGTCGCCAGGTCCGAGTGGGCGGCGTAGCCGGTGTCGATCACGGCGACGGTGACGCCGGAACCGGTCGTCTTGTCCCAGGCGGTGGGGACGTTCATGCCGCCGGTGGGCTCGAAGAGGTCCCACTGCTTGGCGTAGTCGGTGTCGTTGGG from Streptomyces fradiae includes:
- a CDS encoding S8 family serine peptidase — encoded protein: MTGLPSAPVEKVIVTYKPSAAEAGSNSAAKSDAADKGARTGEKLSFERRLAGGAALVDLGGAADKQDVADVMAAFKADPQVASVEPDIRAYPMAVTPNDTDYAKQWDLFEPTGGMNVPTAWDKTTGSGVTVAVIDTGYAAHSDLATNIVSGYDFISTASDARDGNGRDADSKDEGDWNATDGECGTGSTASNSSWHGTHVAGTIAAVTNNTKGIAGIAYNAKIQPVRVLGKCGGSSSDIADAITWASGGSVPGVPANPTPAKVINMSLGGASSTCPSVYQTAINGAVSRGTTVVVAAGNSNANASGFTPANCSGVITVASTNRAGARSYYSNYGSIVDVAAPGGETRNATDTPGTVTTPENAIYSTLNSGLTTQSTETYKPYQGTSMAAPHIAGLAALLKSAKSTLTPADIESAIKSNARPLPGTCTGGCGTGIADAAKTVDAVTGATPPAGTVFTNTNNVTISDNTTVSSSIAVTGLTGNAPAALKVAVDIKHTYRGDLVIDLIAPDGTVRNLKQSSSSDGADNVLTTYTVDASSEVANGTWKLQVRDVYSGDTGYIDSWGLTF